From a region of the Clupea harengus chromosome 9, Ch_v2.0.2, whole genome shotgun sequence genome:
- the usp32 gene encoding ubiquitin carboxyl-terminal hydrolase 32 isoform X5 encodes MVWFLCCHSDRVAPLVEESDIIDLEKRYWLLKAQSRTGRFDLETFAPLVSPPIHASLSEGLFHAFDENRDNHIDFKEISCGLSACCRGPVAERQKFCFKVFDVDRDGILSRQEVQDMVVALQEVWKDNRTDTFPELLANVSDIVEGILKMHDTTKMGHLTLEDYQIWSVKSALANEFLNLLFQVCHIVLGLRPATPEEEGQIIRGWLERESRHGLHMGQNWFLISMQWWQQWKDYVKYDNNKAIVVEQPSILGVGRRSPQSCASMEPIPSPSRAGYSNGAGVTRSSSSSGEKSPDNISSASEAAESPNASLIPHMTSSATELCFARQHNASDNNNQCFSSANGNLSSHLTMQRPGAIDNHPLVLTEPMKAPTLTMEGGRLKRSPPLTPGRDFETVPEPVWRALYHWYGANLSLPRPVIQHTKTGQPELELFPRYLLFLRQQPATRTPQSNIWVNMGMTSLRMFPEHIPRGNVPSPNAPLKRVLAYTGCFSRMGTIKDIHDYLSQRLRIKDEDMRLWLYNSENYLTLLDDEDHTLESLKIQDDQHLVIEVRNKDMSWPEEMSFIANSSKIDRHKEVPTEKGATGLSNLGNTCFMNSSIQCVSNTKPLTDYFISGRHLYELNRTNPIGMRGHMAKCYGDLVQELWSGTQKNVAPLKLRWTIAKYAPRFNGFQQQDSQELLAFLLDGLHEDLNRVHEKPYVELKDSDLRPDFEVASEAWDNHLRRNRSIVVDLFHGQLKSQVKCKTCGHISARFDPFNFLSLPLPMDSSMHLEITVIKLDGSTPVRYGLRLNMDEKYTGLKKQLSELCGLKPEQILLAEVHNSNVRNFPQDNQKVRLSVNGFLCAFEIPVPGSPTSVTCPAQSESTPTAKGTAANGHIGKPSLIPNGMPSTVVPYTPEKPLPNGIPNGHAVAVQDSPFIGYIIAMHRKMMRTELYFLSSQKNRPSLFGMPVIVPCTVHTSKKDLYDAVWIQVSRLASPLPPQEASNHAQDCDDSMGYQYPFTLRVVQKDGHSCAWCPWYRFCRGCMVDCCEDRASLGNAYIAVDWDPTALHLRYQTSQERIVEEHSSVEQSRRAQAEPISLDSCLRAFTSEEELGEDELYYCSKCKTHRLATKKLDLWRLPPVLIVHLKRFQFVNGRWIKSQKIVKFPREGFDPAAFLAPRERSLQEETQRAAGAGGTAVGDSSSLAASGTICSVSSVSTSTFSSLSSTPKASPALARRAGSPLKGSSPAGSPKSGGRKQGRLRLPQLGSRHRLSTSKENLESSSFNITSGSTDGMSSSSNKESSPDQDTSSVAEVEAGSGAGQEEGGNALDSWSEEASGSESEVVVMNGLVPEGGHANGHAETNTDAESALHQRDEICLQPVYNLYATSCHSGIMGGGHYVTYAKNPNEKWYCYNDSSCKEVHSEEIDTDSAYILFYEQQGVDYSQFLPKTDGKKMADTTSMDEDFESDYKKYCVLQ; translated from the exons ATGGTATGGTTCCTCTGTTGCCACTCTGACAGGGTCGCACCTCTAG TAGAAGAATCGGACATCATCGACTTGGAGAAGCGCTACTGGCTGTTGAAGGCTCAGTCGCGGACGGGTCGCTTCGATTTGGAAACCTTTGCTCCACTGGTCTCGCCTCCCATTCACGCATCGCTTAGTGAAG GCCTGTTCCACGCCTTTGATGAGAACCGGGACAATCACATCGACTTCAAGGAGATCTCGTGTGGCCTGTCTGCATGCTGCCGGGGGCCCGTGGCTGAGAGACAGAAGT TCTGTTTCAAGGTGTTTGATGTGGACCGCGATGGCATCCTGTCGAGACAGGAGGTGCAGGACATGGTGGTGGCCCTGCAGGAGGTGTGGAAGGACAACCGCACGGACACCTTCCCC GAACTGCTTGCCAACGTGTCAGACATAGTAGAGGGCATCCTGAAGATGCACGACACAACAAAG ATGGGCCACCTGACTCTGGAAGACTACCAGATCTGGAGCGTGAAGAGTGCCCTTGCCAATGAGTTCCTCAACCTGCTATTTCAG gtgtgccaCATAGTGCTGGGTCTGAGACCGGCCACACCGGAAGAGGAGGGACAGATCATCAG GGGctggctggagagggagagtaggCATGGGCTACACATGGGCCAGAACTGGTTCCTCATCTCCATGCAATGGTGGCAGCAGTGGAAAGACTACGTCAAATAT GACAACAACAAGGCCATTGTGGTGGAGCAGCCCTCCATCCTGGGCGTGGGGAGGAGGAGTCCCCAGTCGTGCGCCAGCATGGAGCCCATCCCCAGCCCCTCTCGAGCGGGCTACAGCAACGGCGCCGGGGTCACCAGGTCCTCCAGCTCCTCGGGGGAGAAGTCGCCAGACAACATCTCCAGCGCGTCAGAGGCCGCCGAGAGCCCGAACGCCA GTCTGATCCCTCACATGACCTCGTCGGCCACAGAGCTGTGCTTCGCCCGGCAGCACAACGCCTCGGACAACAACAACCAGTGCTTCTCCAGCGCAAACGGCAACCTGTCCTCTCACCTCACCATGCAGAGACCCGGAGCCATCGACAACCATCCACTAGTCCTCACCGAGCCTAtgaag GCTCCAACACTAACCATGGAGGGTGGGCGTCTGAAAAGATCCCCGCCGCTGACGCCGGGCCGGGACTTTGAGACAGTGCCAGAGCCCGTGTGGAGGGCACTCTACCACTGGTACGGTGCCAACCTCAGCCTGCCACGACCG GTCATCCAGCACACCAAGACAGGCCAGCCAGAGCTGGAGCTCTTCCCCCGCTACCTGCTCTTCCTGCGGCAGCAGCCGGCTACGCGCACCCCCCAGTCCAACATCTGGGTGAACATGGGTATGACCAGCCTGCGAATGTTCCCAGAGCACATACCCCGAG GTAACGTCCCCTCTCCTAACGCCCCTCTGAAGCGCGTGCTGGCCTACACGGGCTGCTTCAGCAGGATGGGCACCATCAAGGACATCCACGACTACCTGTCCCAGCGGCTGCGCATTAAGGACGAGGACATGAGGCTCTGGCTGTACAACAGCGAG aattacctCACCCTCCTGGACGATGAAGATCACACACTAGAAAGTCTGAAGATTCAAGACGACCAGCACTTAGTAATTGAAG TTCGGAACAAAGATATGAGCTGGCCAGAGGAAATGTCATTCATTGCCAACAGCAGTAAAATCGACCGACACAAAG AAG TCCCTACAGAGAAGGGTGCCACTGGCCTGAGTAACCTGGGCAACACGTGTTTCATGAACTCCAGCATCCAGTGTGTGAGCAACACCAAGCCCCTCACGGACTACTTCATCTCAGGGAGGCATCTCTACGAGCTCAACAG AACCAATCCCATTGGAATGCGTGGTCACATGGCAAAATGCTACGGGGATTTGGTCCAGGAGCTGTGGAGCGGAACGCAGAAGAATGTGGCGCCCTTAAAGCTCAGG TGGACGATAGCAAAATACGCTCCGCGATTCAACGGCTTCCAGCAGCAGGACTCCCAGGAGCTGCTGGCCTTCCTGCTAGACGGCCTCCACGAGGACCTGAACCGCGTGCACGAGAAGCCCTACGTGGAGCTGAAGGACAGCGACTTACGGCCCGACTTCGAGGTGGCCTCAGAG GCGTGGGATAACCACTTGAGGAGGAACCGTTCCATCGTGGTGGACTTGTTCCACGGCCAGCTCAAGTCCCAGGTCAAGTGTAAGACCTGTGGTCACATCAGTGCCCGATTCGACCCCTTTAACTTCCTGTCCCTGCCCCTGCCTATGGACAGCTCCATGCACTTAGAGATCACAG tgATCAAGCTGGACGGCTCGACTCCAGTGCGGTATGGCCTGCGTCTCAACATGGACGAGAAGTACACAGGCCTGAAGAAGCAGCTGAGCGAGCTGTGTGGACTCAAGCCAGAGCAGATCCTGCTGGCCGAGGTCCACAACTCCAATGTCAGG AACTTTCCACAGGACAATCAGAAGGTGCGTTTGTCTGTGAACGGCTTCCTCTGTGCGTTCGAGATCCCGGTACCAGGGTCACCTACCTCTGTCACCTGCCCCGCACAATCAG AAAGCACACCCACTGCCAAAGGGACAGCTGCTAACGGTCACATTGGGAAACCCAGTCTGATCCCCAACGGAATGCCAAGCACAGTGGTGCCATACACCCCAGAGAAACCCCTTCCCAATGGCATTCCCAACGGACACGCAGTGGCAGTCCAGGACAGCCCCTTCATCGGTTACATCATCGCCATGCACAGGAAGATG ATGCGAACGGAGCTGTACTTCCTGTCGTCTCAGAAGAACCGGCCCAGTCTGTTTGGCATGCCGGTGATCGTGCCCTGCACGGTGCACACCAGCAAGAAGGACCTGTACGACGCCGTGTGGATCCAGGTGTCCCGGCTGGCCAGCCCACTGCCCCCTCAGGAGGCCAGCAACCACGCCCAGGACTG TGATGACAGCATGGGCTACCAGTACCCCTTCACCCTGCGCGTGGTGCAAAAGGATGGCCACTCCTGCGCCTGGTGCCCCTGGTACAG GTTCTGCCGAGGCTGCATGGTGGACTGCTGCGAGGACAGGGCCTCCCTGGGGAACGCCTACATCGCAGTGGACTGGGACCCCACCGCCCTGCACCTCCGATACCAGACCTCccaggagagg ATAGTGGAGGAGCACTCCAGCGTGGAGCAGAGTCGGCGGGCCCAGGCGGAGCCCATCAGCCTGGACAGCTGCCTGCGGGCCTTCACCAGCGAGGAGGAGCTGGGCGAGGACGAGCTGTACTACTGCTCCAAGTGCAAGACCCACCGGCTGGCCACCAAGAAGCTGGACCTCTGGAGACTGCCCCCCGTGCTG ATAGTTCATTTGAAACGGTTCCAGTTTGTCAACGGTCGCTGGATCAAGTCTCAGAAGATTGTGAAGTTCCCCAGGGAGGGCTTTGACCCCGCTGCCTTCCTGGCCCCGCGAGAGAGGAGCCTGCAGGAGGAAACCCAGAGGGCAGCGGGGGCAGGAGGCACAGCCGTAGGGGACTCGTCCTCcttggctgccagtggcaccaTCTGCagtgtctcctctgtctccacgAGCACCTTCAGCAGCCTGTCAAGCACACCCAAAG CTTCCCCAGCACTGGCACGCCGGGCGGGCAGTCCGCTGAAGGGCTCCAGTCCCGCGGGCAGCCCCAAGAGCGGCGGGCGCAAGCAGGGCCGCCTGCGTCTGCCGCAGCTTGGCAGCCGGCACCGGCTCTCCACCAGCAAGGAAAACCTGGAAAGCAGCAGCTTCAACATCACCAGCGGCAGCACAGATGgaatgagcagcagcagcaacaaagAGAGCAGCCCTGACCAGGATACCAGCTCGGTGGCGGAGGTGGAGGCGGGGTCGGGGGCAGgccaggaggagggggggaacgCGCTGGACTCCTGGTCGGAGGAAGCTTCTGGAAGCGAGAGCGAGGTGGTCGTGATGAATGGACTGGTGCCCGAGGGTGGCCATGCCAATGGCCATGCTGAGACCAACACTGACGCGGAGAGCGCTCTTCACCAAAGAGACGAAATCTGCCTGCAGCCTGTATACAACTTGTATGCAACCTCA TGCCATTCAGGAATCATGGGTGGTGGCCACTATGTGACTTATGCCAAAAACCCCAACGAGAAATGGTACTGTTACAACGACAGCAGCTGCAAG GAGGTGCACTCTGAGGAGATTGACACGGACTCTGCCTACATCCTCTTCTACGAGCAGCAGGGAGTGGACTACTCGCAGTTCCTGCCAAAGACTGACGGCAAAAAGATGGCCGACACCACAAGCATGGACGAGGACTTTGAGTCGGACTACAAGAAATACTGCGTCCTTCAGTGA